A DNA window from Thiobacillus denitrificans ATCC 25259 contains the following coding sequences:
- a CDS encoding flagellar brake protein, with product MSSSPPQHDLGHCDGDDFLARYTLHSRAEILFQLRALQKRKVLVNLDLSESRQIIVTSVLAVNEADNTVVLDSARGDALNNELMSGKGAEFVAQLDGVSISFSIGAVSLCEYEKLPALRIPVPTSLIRLQRREHFRVPLPIANPVKCIVPSPWEESKEQITTHLVDIGCGGVALTDIGARLGTESGRLLRGCRLLLPETDVVVTTLEIRNSAQIRLQNGSFQTRLGCKFVDLPNDMAAHLQRFVMNIERARRNRL from the coding sequence ATGTCTTCTTCCCCCCCGCAACACGATCTCGGCCACTGCGACGGCGACGACTTCCTCGCGCGTTATACCCTGCATTCACGCGCCGAAATCCTTTTTCAACTGCGTGCGCTCCAGAAGCGCAAGGTTCTCGTGAATCTCGACCTGAGCGAGAGCCGGCAGATCATCGTCACCTCGGTGCTCGCCGTGAACGAAGCCGACAATACGGTGGTTCTCGACAGCGCCCGCGGCGACGCGCTGAACAACGAACTGATGTCCGGCAAGGGGGCCGAGTTCGTCGCCCAGCTCGACGGCGTCTCGATCTCCTTCAGCATCGGCGCGGTGAGCCTGTGCGAGTACGAAAAGCTCCCCGCGCTGCGAATTCCCGTGCCGACCTCGCTGATCCGTCTACAGCGACGCGAACACTTCCGGGTTCCGCTGCCAATCGCCAACCCGGTCAAGTGCATCGTTCCCTCGCCCTGGGAAGAAAGCAAAGAACAGATCACGACGCACCTCGTCGACATCGGCTGCGGCGGCGTCGCGCTGACCGACATCGGCGCCCGCCTCGGCACCGAAAGCGGTCGGCTGCTCCGCGGGTGCCGGCTGCTGCTCCCCGAAACCGACGTGGTCGTCACCACCCTGGAGATCCGCAACTCGGCGCAAATCCGCCTGCAGAACGGCAGCTTCCAGACCCGCCTGGGCTGCAAATTCGTCGACCTGCCCAACGATATGGCCGCGCACCTGCAGCGCTTCGTCATGAATATCGAGCGCGCACGGCGCAACCGCCTGTAA
- a CDS encoding chemotaxis protein, giving the protein MQTIQQEIDERTNLTSSNKLELLLFRLGDDGDRSELFGINVFKIREILPMPTITAVAGSPPHMMGVVDLRGQILPVIDLPAVAGCVPRTGLNILLVTEYARSTQAFAVEAVEDIVRLDWRQVLSAEGSAAGGMVTSIARLDGDNSQRLAQVLDVETILRNVMPGQDNDIDPATLGAHVDMKPGTVILAADDSLIARTMIEQGLDAMGLPYIMCKTGKEAWDQLQAIAAAAEGEGETVGDRVALVLTDLEMPEMDGFTLTRNIKQDNRFASIPVVIHSSLTGSTNEAHVRKVGADAYVAKFVAEDLAEALREALNPAR; this is encoded by the coding sequence ATGCAAACGATCCAGCAAGAGATAGACGAGAGAACCAACCTCACGAGTTCCAATAAACTCGAGCTACTGCTCTTTCGGCTCGGCGACGACGGCGACCGCAGCGAGTTGTTCGGCATCAATGTGTTCAAGATCCGCGAAATCCTGCCGATGCCGACGATCACGGCGGTCGCCGGTTCGCCGCCGCACATGATGGGTGTGGTCGACCTGCGCGGCCAGATCCTGCCGGTGATCGATCTTCCCGCGGTCGCAGGCTGCGTTCCGCGCACCGGCCTCAACATTCTGCTCGTGACCGAATATGCGCGCAGCACCCAGGCGTTCGCCGTCGAAGCGGTCGAAGACATCGTGCGTCTCGACTGGCGCCAGGTGCTGTCGGCCGAGGGCAGCGCCGCTGGCGGCATGGTCACGAGCATCGCACGCCTCGACGGCGACAACAGCCAGCGCCTGGCGCAGGTGCTCGACGTCGAGACCATTCTGCGCAACGTCATGCCAGGGCAAGACAACGACATCGATCCCGCAACGCTCGGCGCGCACGTCGACATGAAACCGGGGACGGTGATTCTCGCTGCCGACGATTCGCTGATCGCGCGGACGATGATCGAGCAGGGGCTCGATGCAATGGGACTGCCCTACATCATGTGCAAGACAGGAAAGGAAGCCTGGGACCAGCTGCAGGCGATCGCGGCAGCCGCGGAGGGCGAAGGCGAGACCGTGGGCGACCGCGTCGCGCTGGTCCTGACCGACCTCGAAATGCCGGAGATGGACGGCTTCACACTGACCCGCAACATCAAGCAGGACAACCGCTTCGCTTCGATCCCCGTGGTTATCCATTCGTCGCTGACGGGGTCGACCAACGAAGCGCATGTCCGCAAGGTCGGCGCCGACGCCTACGTGGCGAAGTTCGTCGCCGAGGATCTGGCCGAGGCCTTGCGCGAGGCCTTGAATCCCGCGCGCTGA
- the fliE gene encoding flagellar hook-basal body complex protein FliE, which translates to MSIGGIDTSRIEAMVAQLRAAAAQATPGAGAASPVEQTTSRVSFESLLKSSLDQVNEVQQQSSALAQRFAMGDSTVSLSDAMISLQKSSISFQQTVQVRNKLVAAYQEIMNMGV; encoded by the coding sequence ATGAGCATCGGCGGAATCGACACGAGCCGAATCGAGGCGATGGTGGCGCAGCTCAGGGCGGCGGCGGCCCAGGCGACGCCTGGGGCGGGAGCGGCCTCGCCGGTCGAACAGACGACCAGCCGCGTGAGCTTCGAATCGCTGCTCAAATCCTCGCTCGACCAGGTCAACGAGGTTCAGCAGCAGTCGAGCGCGCTGGCGCAGCGTTTCGCCATGGGCGACAGCACGGTCAGCCTGTCCGACGCGATGATTTCGCTGCAGAAATCGAGCATCTCCTTTCAGCAGACGGTGCAGGTCCGCAACAAGCTCGTCGCGGCCTATCAGGAAATCATGAACATGGGCGTGTAA
- the fliF gene encoding flagellar basal-body MS-ring/collar protein FliF, translating into MAVAGEMVVPGNVMEFTRTAGGRKILLMLGVAASVAVMAAVWMWGQQPEYRVLFSNFSDRDGGAIVAELEKMNVPYKYAEGGGAVLVPADRVHDARLKLASQGLPKGGNVGFELMENQRLGASQFVEQVNFQRAMEGELARSIESVSAVQAARVHLALPKDSIFVSEQKQPTASVLLNLHPGRALDPQQVSAIVHLVASSVPELATKNVTVVDQNGNLLSDAGKAPRVNGMDPSQIKYVQELQQDVVQRIESIITPIVGPGNVRAEATADVDFSRSEQAVESYKPNQTPDAMAIRSQQTSESLNGSANPAGVPGALINQPPAPATAPITVPGQATPAPAAAAAQPATSTRKDATVNYEVDKTIQYVQQAGGGLKRLSVGVVVNYKKTVDKAGKVAMKPLSEAEKTQITNLVKEAMGYNQARGDTVNVVNSPFASAQEEDLPQPPFWKQPEYAEYFDIARNVGKYLLMGIALLLLYLKVAKPLLKKMSEQQALAAPNHPLHLEQLATDERAALPGQRNYQENLSRAQRLANEDPRVVANIVKTWVANND; encoded by the coding sequence ATGGCGGTAGCAGGTGAAATGGTGGTTCCGGGCAACGTCATGGAATTTACCCGCACGGCCGGCGGGCGAAAAATCCTGTTGATGCTCGGCGTCGCCGCGTCGGTCGCGGTGATGGCTGCGGTCTGGATGTGGGGCCAGCAGCCCGAGTATCGCGTGCTGTTCTCCAACTTCAGCGACCGCGACGGCGGCGCGATCGTCGCCGAGCTGGAAAAAATGAACGTCCCCTACAAATACGCCGAAGGCGGCGGCGCGGTGCTGGTGCCGGCCGACCGCGTGCACGACGCGCGTCTGAAGCTCGCCTCGCAAGGCCTGCCCAAGGGCGGCAACGTCGGGTTCGAGCTGATGGAGAACCAACGGCTCGGCGCCTCGCAATTCGTCGAACAGGTCAATTTCCAGCGCGCGATGGAAGGCGAACTCGCACGATCGATCGAATCGGTCTCGGCCGTGCAGGCCGCGCGCGTGCACCTCGCCCTGCCCAAGGACTCGATTTTCGTTTCCGAGCAGAAACAGCCGACCGCCTCCGTACTGCTCAATCTTCACCCCGGCCGCGCCCTCGATCCGCAGCAGGTCAGCGCGATCGTTCACCTGGTTGCGAGCAGCGTGCCCGAACTCGCGACCAAGAACGTCACCGTCGTCGACCAGAACGGCAATCTGCTGTCCGACGCCGGCAAGGCCCCGCGCGTCAACGGCATGGATCCGAGCCAGATCAAATACGTGCAAGAGCTGCAGCAGGACGTCGTCCAGCGCATCGAATCGATCATCACGCCGATCGTCGGCCCCGGCAACGTGCGCGCCGAAGCGACCGCGGACGTCGATTTTTCGCGCAGCGAGCAGGCCGTCGAATCGTACAAGCCGAACCAGACCCCCGACGCGATGGCGATCCGCAGCCAGCAGACGAGCGAATCGCTCAATGGCTCGGCGAACCCCGCCGGCGTACCCGGCGCGCTGATCAATCAGCCGCCTGCGCCCGCGACCGCACCGATCACAGTGCCCGGCCAGGCGACGCCGGCACCCGCGGCGGCGGCGGCGCAGCCTGCGACGAGCACGCGCAAGGACGCGACGGTCAATTACGAAGTCGACAAGACGATCCAGTACGTCCAGCAGGCGGGCGGCGGCCTCAAGCGGCTGTCGGTCGGGGTCGTCGTCAACTACAAGAAGACCGTCGACAAGGCCGGCAAGGTCGCCATGAAGCCCTTGAGCGAAGCCGAGAAAACCCAGATCACGAATCTGGTCAAGGAAGCGATGGGCTACAACCAGGCGCGCGGCGACACCGTCAACGTCGTCAACAGCCCCTTTGCCAGCGCCCAGGAGGAAGACCTCCCCCAACCGCCGTTCTGGAAGCAGCCGGAGTACGCCGAATACTTCGACATCGCACGCAACGTGGGCAAGTACCTGCTGATGGGCATCGCGCTGCTCCTGCTCTACCTGAAAGTGGCCAAGCCCCTGCTGAAGAAGATGTCCGAGCAGCAGGCGTTGGCCGCGCCCAACCACCCCCTGCACCTGGAGCAACTCGCGACCGACGAGCGCGCCGCCCTTCCCGGCCAGCGCAACTACCAGGAGAACCTGTCGCGCGCGCAGAGGCTCGCCAACGAGGACCCGCGCGTCGTCGCCAACATCGTGAAGACCTGGGTCGCCAACAATGACTGA
- the fliG gene encoding flagellar motor switch protein FliG has protein sequence MTELSGITKGAILMLALGEEGASEVMKYLGPREVQKLGEAMTALKTIPQEEVETVLHHFNVVVDQNSSLGLDSNDYIRTVLRKALGDDKASSLLNRILGGGGDASGIESLKWMDAESVADLIHNEHPQTIATILVHLERDQACEVLNCFTERLRNDVLLRIATLSGVQPTALRELNDVLTKLLSGSDILKKQPMGGTRAAADILNFMSGENEAIAMEYLKSYDPDMAQKIMDEMFVFENIMDIEDRGVQLLLREVQSDSLIIALKGASEDMREKIFKNMSQRAAEMMREDLESKGPVRLSEVEAQQKEILMIVRRLADEGQISLGMKGEEKYV, from the coding sequence ATGACTGAGCTCAGCGGCATTACCAAGGGCGCAATCCTGATGCTCGCGCTCGGCGAGGAAGGCGCGTCGGAAGTGATGAAATATCTCGGCCCGCGCGAGGTACAGAAACTCGGCGAGGCCATGACGGCGTTGAAGACCATCCCGCAGGAAGAGGTCGAGACGGTGCTGCACCACTTCAATGTCGTCGTCGACCAGAATTCTTCTCTCGGGCTCGACTCCAACGACTACATCCGCACGGTACTCAGGAAGGCGCTCGGCGACGACAAGGCGTCGTCGCTGCTCAATCGCATCCTCGGCGGCGGCGGCGACGCCAGCGGCATCGAAAGCCTGAAGTGGATGGACGCGGAATCGGTCGCCGACCTTATTCACAACGAACATCCCCAGACGATCGCGACGATTCTCGTCCACCTCGAGCGCGACCAGGCCTGCGAGGTGCTGAACTGCTTCACCGAGCGCCTGCGCAACGACGTGCTCCTGCGCATCGCGACCCTCTCCGGGGTACAGCCCACCGCGCTGCGCGAACTCAACGACGTGCTGACCAAACTGCTCTCGGGCAGCGACATTCTCAAGAAACAGCCGATGGGGGGTACGCGCGCGGCCGCCGACATCCTCAACTTCATGAGCGGCGAAAACGAGGCAATCGCGATGGAGTACCTGAAAAGCTACGACCCCGACATGGCGCAGAAGATCATGGACGAGATGTTCGTGTTCGAAAACATCATGGACATCGAGGATCGTGGCGTTCAGCTGCTGCTGCGCGAAGTCCAGTCGGATTCTCTGATCATCGCGCTCAAGGGTGCGTCGGAGGACATGCGCGAAAAGATCTTCAAGAACATGTCGCAGCGCGCCGCCGAAATGATGCGCGAAGACCTCGAATCCAAAGGCCCGGTACGCTTGTCCGAGGTCGAGGCGCAGCAGAAGGAAATCCTGATGATCGTGCGTCGCCTCGCCGACGAAGGTCAGATTTCGCTCGGCATGAAGGGGGAGGAGAAGTATGTCTAG
- a CDS encoding flagellar assembly protein FliH, whose protein sequence is MSSCIISDVACTPWEMASFESTPHAVKPTDYPDVSLPTIEQISAIQEQARQEGYQAGRAEGYAAGMQEAALEATRLGGIAEAFAGELARADETISQQVLDLSLDFARAILKTALTVQPELILPIVKEAVRYLPGVQKAALLYLHPADTVLVRDKMGDHLDKLGWLLTDDAELERGSCRVETANNQIDAALSTRWHRLAAALGKDSGWLA, encoded by the coding sequence ATGTCTAGCTGCATCATCTCCGATGTTGCCTGCACGCCCTGGGAGATGGCGAGCTTCGAGAGCACGCCCCACGCCGTGAAGCCCACCGACTACCCGGACGTCAGCTTGCCGACGATCGAGCAGATCAGCGCAATCCAGGAACAGGCGCGCCAGGAAGGCTACCAGGCCGGGCGTGCCGAAGGCTACGCGGCCGGCATGCAGGAAGCGGCGCTGGAAGCGACGCGGCTCGGCGGCATCGCCGAGGCCTTTGCCGGCGAGCTCGCCCGCGCCGACGAAACGATCTCGCAGCAGGTACTCGATCTTTCGCTCGACTTCGCGCGCGCGATCCTGAAAACCGCGCTCACGGTGCAGCCCGAGCTGATCCTCCCGATCGTCAAGGAAGCGGTGCGCTACCTGCCGGGCGTTCAGAAGGCGGCGTTGCTCTACCTTCATCCAGCGGACACGGTCCTGGTCCGGGACAAGATGGGCGACCATCTCGACAAGCTGGGCTGGCTGCTCACGGACGACGCCGAACTCGAGCGCGGCAGCTGCCGCGTCGAAACCGCCAACAACCAGATCGACGCCGCATTGTCCACGCGCTGGCATCGCCTCGCTGCGGCGCTCGGCAAGGATTCGGGCTGGCTCGCCTGA
- the fliI gene encoding flagellar protein export ATPase FliI, whose protein sequence is MNTHVHAARWQAYLQDCTELLAIAEPMRLSGRITRVAGLVMEAVGLKLPVGSACTVPLPNGSHLEAEVVGFEGERLFLMPQSDVEGIVPGARVFPVEVIPTLPGLGQVNHPRRRPSDRTRHLPVGEVLLGRVLDSNGRPLDGLGSVHTSATAPLNNRAANPLSRAPISEILDVGVRAINSMLTIGRGQRMGLFAGSGVGKSVLLGMMARYTSADVIVVGLIGERGREVKEFIEQILGEEGLARAVVVAAPADTPPLMRLQGAAYATAIAEHFRDEGKNVLLIMDSLTRYAMAQREIALAIGEPPATKGYPPSVFAKLPALVERAGNGKPGGGSITAFYTVLTEGDDQQDPIADSARAILDGHIVLSRDLAESGHYPAIDIEQSISRAMHGITSAAHQQMARRLKKLYSRYARSRDLINVGAYAPGTDPLLDEAIRLQEGIEAFLQQNIPERAGVEESLAALSTLFPST, encoded by the coding sequence ATGAACACCCACGTGCACGCCGCCCGCTGGCAAGCCTACCTGCAAGACTGCACCGAACTGCTCGCGATCGCCGAGCCGATGCGGCTGTCCGGGCGGATTACGCGCGTCGCGGGACTCGTGATGGAGGCGGTGGGCTTGAAGCTTCCGGTCGGCAGCGCCTGTACCGTGCCGCTGCCCAACGGCTCGCACCTCGAAGCCGAGGTCGTCGGGTTCGAAGGCGAGCGCTTGTTCCTGATGCCGCAGAGCGACGTCGAGGGCATCGTCCCGGGCGCCCGGGTGTTTCCGGTCGAAGTCATCCCCACTTTGCCTGGCTTGGGCCAGGTCAATCATCCCCGGCGACGCCCGAGCGATCGCACGCGCCACCTGCCCGTGGGCGAGGTCCTGCTGGGCCGCGTGCTCGACAGCAACGGGCGCCCACTCGATGGCCTCGGCTCGGTCCATACCTCGGCGACAGCACCGCTCAACAACCGCGCGGCGAACCCGCTCTCGCGCGCCCCGATCAGCGAGATCCTCGACGTCGGCGTGCGCGCGATCAACAGCATGCTGACGATCGGTCGCGGCCAGCGCATGGGCCTCTTCGCCGGCTCGGGCGTCGGCAAGAGCGTGCTACTCGGCATGATGGCGCGCTACACCAGCGCCGACGTGATCGTCGTCGGCCTGATCGGCGAACGCGGCCGCGAAGTAAAGGAATTCATCGAGCAAATCCTCGGCGAAGAAGGCCTGGCCCGCGCGGTCGTCGTCGCCGCCCCGGCCGACACGCCGCCGCTCATGCGTCTGCAAGGGGCGGCCTACGCCACGGCGATCGCCGAGCATTTCCGCGACGAGGGCAAGAACGTCTTGCTGATCATGGATTCGCTGACGAGATATGCCATGGCGCAGCGCGAAATCGCGCTCGCGATCGGCGAGCCGCCGGCGACAAAGGGCTATCCGCCGTCGGTTTTCGCCAAGCTGCCGGCGCTGGTCGAACGCGCCGGCAACGGCAAGCCGGGCGGCGGGTCGATCACTGCCTTTTACACCGTGCTCACCGAGGGCGACGACCAGCAGGACCCGATCGCCGACTCGGCGCGCGCGATCCTCGACGGCCATATCGTGCTGTCGCGCGACCTCGCCGAAAGCGGCCACTACCCGGCGATCGACATCGAGCAATCGATCAGCCGCGCGATGCACGGCATCACGAGCGCGGCGCACCAGCAGATGGCGCGCCGCCTGAAGAAGCTCTATTCGCGTTACGCGCGCAGCCGCGACCTGATCAACGTCGGCGCCTATGCCCCCGGGACCGATCCGCTGCTCGACGAGGCGATCCGCCTGCAGGAGGGCATCGAGGCCTTCCTCCAGCAGAACATCCCCGAACGCGCGGGCGTCGAGGAGAGCCTGGCCGCGTTGTCCACCCTCTTCCCGTCCACCTGA
- the fliJ gene encoding flagellar export protein FliJ, giving the protein MAAPSALDTLIDLAIKETDEAAKRLAAALRAGEEASEKLALLTQYRDDYSMRCQADLAGGLSTTQLHNYQVFMQKLDYAISGQQKVVDAVQAQIAAARTAWQACEQKKMSFVTLAGRAKKEETRRELWRDQKQNDEHAARRALVKRTPT; this is encoded by the coding sequence ATGGCCGCACCCTCCGCACTCGATACGCTGATCGACCTCGCCATCAAGGAAACCGACGAGGCAGCCAAACGGCTCGCCGCCGCGCTGCGCGCGGGCGAAGAGGCAAGCGAGAAACTCGCCTTGCTGACGCAGTACCGCGACGACTACAGCATGCGCTGTCAGGCCGACCTCGCCGGCGGCCTCAGCACGACCCAGCTTCACAACTACCAGGTCTTCATGCAGAAGCTCGATTACGCCATCTCAGGGCAGCAGAAGGTCGTCGACGCCGTCCAGGCGCAGATCGCGGCCGCACGCACCGCCTGGCAGGCCTGTGAACAGAAGAAGATGTCCTTCGTCACGCTGGCCGGCCGCGCGAAGAAGGAAGAGACGCGCCGCGAACTGTGGCGCGACCAGAAGCAGAACGACGAGCATGCGGCGCGCCGCGCGCTCGTCAAGCGAACCCCCACGTGA
- a CDS encoding flagellar hook-length control protein FliK — MNATPMNLNPGNAVQGQAPGAKQGDAHAAEVPFSRVLSGEIARTARGGAEETPASASPAADLAGAALAAGLGAEADRALPTAKPDAAADTLVPLTDTLLGLAITPDALARTAPVAVETPGTAARTASADGKPIDLLGRGAAAGARKDAASLPAAAPDVAEAAGSEAAATFAERLAVARQGDPAGASERVAELMSQPGLRAVAAPPAEATAVHEAGGKHLAPSVGTAAWGQALGEKLVWMASGNQQTASLTLNPPNLGPLQIVVNVSNDQATANFFAAQPEVRQALESAFPRLREMMSEAGIQLGQATVSAETPQQQSHPSDSQGHRAAAGFARGADDGVDLAAGLATPARSGRGLVDTFA; from the coding sequence ATGAACGCGACCCCCATGAACCTCAACCCCGGCAACGCCGTGCAAGGCCAGGCGCCGGGCGCCAAGCAGGGCGACGCGCACGCCGCCGAGGTGCCGTTCAGCCGCGTACTGTCGGGAGAAATCGCGCGCACGGCGCGGGGCGGCGCCGAGGAGACTCCCGCCTCCGCATCGCCCGCTGCGGACCTCGCCGGCGCTGCGCTCGCCGCCGGCCTGGGCGCCGAGGCCGATCGGGCGCTCCCCACCGCCAAACCGGACGCCGCCGCCGACACGCTCGTGCCGCTGACCGACACCCTGCTCGGCCTCGCGATCACGCCCGATGCGCTCGCCCGGACCGCGCCGGTCGCGGTCGAGACGCCCGGCACCGCAGCGCGCACCGCTTCTGCCGATGGCAAGCCGATCGACCTACTGGGTCGGGGCGCCGCCGCCGGTGCCAGGAAGGACGCCGCGAGCCTGCCGGCCGCAGCCCCCGATGTTGCGGAGGCCGCCGGGTCCGAAGCCGCAGCGACGTTCGCCGAGCGCCTGGCCGTCGCACGCCAGGGTGACCCGGCGGGCGCGAGCGAGCGCGTCGCGGAACTCATGAGCCAGCCGGGCCTGCGCGCCGTGGCCGCACCGCCCGCGGAGGCGACCGCCGTGCACGAGGCCGGTGGCAAGCACCTCGCGCCGAGCGTAGGCACGGCCGCCTGGGGTCAGGCGCTCGGCGAAAAACTGGTGTGGATGGCGTCGGGCAACCAGCAGACGGCGTCGCTCACGCTCAACCCGCCGAACCTCGGTCCGTTGCAGATCGTCGTCAACGTCTCCAACGACCAGGCCACGGCGAACTTCTTCGCGGCGCAGCCTGAAGTGCGACAGGCGCTCGAATCGGCCTTCCCGCGCTTGCGCGAGATGATGAGCGAAGCCGGGATCCAGCTCGGGCAGGCCACGGTGAGCGCCGAAACGCCGCAGCAGCAGAGCCACCCGTCCGACAGCCAGGGGCATCGCGCGGCGGCAGGATTCGCGCGGGGCGCGGACGACGGCGTCGATCTCGCGGCAGGTCTTGCGACACCCGCCCGCAGCGGCCGCGGGCTCGTCGACACCTTCGCCTGA
- the fliL gene encoding flagellar basal body-associated protein FliL produces the protein MAEPAESAETPAPKKSKKKLFVLVGALVILLGAGGAGAWYFTRDTGAGKPEAAAPKVPVFLALDTFTVNLQDGEQYLQLDITLQVADQAQIDAIKLHMPRVRSRLLSLLSSKHPDELMSPEDKKKLTAEILAQVKQPFEPKGKPQQIEDVLFTSFVIQ, from the coding sequence ATGGCCGAACCTGCCGAAAGCGCCGAAACCCCAGCACCCAAGAAATCGAAGAAGAAACTGTTCGTGCTCGTCGGCGCGCTCGTCATCCTGCTCGGTGCGGGCGGCGCGGGCGCCTGGTATTTCACGCGCGACACCGGTGCCGGCAAGCCCGAAGCCGCCGCGCCCAAGGTCCCGGTCTTTCTCGCGCTCGACACCTTCACCGTCAACCTGCAGGACGGCGAGCAGTATCTGCAGCTCGACATCACGCTCCAGGTCGCCGACCAGGCGCAGATCGACGCGATCAAGCTGCATATGCCGCGTGTGCGCAGCCGGCTGCTGAGCCTGCTGTCGAGCAAGCACCCGGACGAGCTGATGAGCCCCGAAGACAAGAAAAAGCTGACCGCCGAAATCTTGGCGCAGGTCAAGCAGCCCTTCGAGCCGAAGGGCAAGCCGCAGCAGATCGAGGACGTCCTGTTCACCTCCTTCGTCATCCAGTAA
- the fliM gene encoding flagellar motor switch protein FliM, protein MADNFLSQDEVDALLKGVSGEVDDAPQEAVDTGGPRPYNLATQERIVRGRMPTLEIINERFARLLRIGLYNFLRRGVEISVGPVRVSKYSEFIRNLVVPTNLNLVQFKPLRGTALMIFNPDLVFLMVDNLFGGDGRFHTRVEGRDFTQTEHRIIQRILNIVFEAYGKSWEPVYPIEFEFIRSEMNTQFANIATPNEVVVAVTFAIELGQISGEMHFCMPYSMIEPIKDLLTSSLQAENLEVDKRWIRLMRQQIQLAEVEIVADLGTAEVSLRDIVNLKVGDVIPLDIPPTIEAKVDGVPVMECAYGKFNGQYTLRVEKLLSTSAVEPKTGEQHV, encoded by the coding sequence ATGGCCGACAATTTTCTCTCGCAGGATGAAGTCGACGCGCTGCTGAAGGGCGTGTCGGGCGAAGTCGACGACGCGCCCCAGGAGGCGGTCGACACGGGAGGCCCTCGGCCATACAACCTGGCGACGCAGGAACGCATCGTCCGCGGCCGCATGCCGACGCTCGAGATCATCAACGAGCGCTTCGCCCGGCTGCTGCGCATCGGCCTTTACAACTTCCTGCGCCGCGGCGTGGAAATCTCGGTCGGCCCGGTGCGCGTCTCGAAGTACAGCGAGTTCATCCGCAACCTGGTCGTGCCGACCAACCTCAACCTCGTGCAGTTCAAGCCGCTGCGCGGCACCGCGTTGATGATCTTCAACCCCGACCTCGTCTTCCTCATGGTCGACAACCTCTTCGGCGGCGACGGGCGTTTCCATACCCGGGTCGAGGGCCGCGACTTCACGCAGACCGAGCACCGCATCATCCAGCGCATCCTCAACATCGTGTTCGAGGCCTACGGAAAATCCTGGGAGCCGGTCTACCCGATCGAATTCGAGTTCATCCGTTCGGAAATGAACACCCAGTTCGCGAACATCGCGACGCCCAACGAAGTCGTCGTCGCCGTGACCTTCGCGATCGAGCTCGGTCAGATCAGCGGCGAAATGCACTTCTGCATGCCGTATTCGATGATCGAGCCGATCAAGGATCTGCTGACCAGCAGCCTGCAGGCCGAAAACCTCGAAGTCGACAAACGCTGGATCCGCCTCATGCGCCAGCAGATCCAGCTCGCCGAGGTCGAGATCGTCGCCGACCTCGGAACCGCCGAAGTCAGCCTGCGCGACATCGTCAACCTGAAGGTCGGCGACGTCATTCCGCTCGACATTCCGCCGACGATCGAGGCCAAGGTCGACGGCGTCCCGGTCATGGAATGCGCATACGGAAAATTCAACGGCCAGTACACCCTGCGCGTCGAAAAGCTGTTGTCGACCAGCGCGGTCGAACCGAAAACAGGAGAGCAGCATGTCTGA
- the fliN gene encoding flagellar motor switch protein FliN: MSEDTTQTIAEDDWAAAMAEQAAPAAAPAPEIFKEFSGSASSTGLANDIDFILDIPVLLTVELGRTKIAIKNLLQLAQGSVVELDGLAGEPMDVLVNGCLIAQGEVVVVNDKFGVRLTDIITPAERIRKLNK, from the coding sequence ATGTCTGAAGACACCACGCAAACGATCGCCGAGGACGATTGGGCCGCGGCCATGGCCGAGCAGGCCGCGCCGGCCGCCGCCCCCGCCCCCGAGATCTTCAAGGAATTCTCGGGAAGCGCGTCGAGCACGGGCCTCGCCAACGACATCGATTTCATCCTCGACATCCCGGTCCTGCTGACCGTCGAACTCGGCCGCACCAAGATCGCGATCAAGAATCTGCTGCAGCTCGCGCAGGGCTCGGTGGTCGAGCTCGACGGCCTGGCTGGCGAGCCGATGGACGTGCTGGTCAACGGCTGCCTGATCGCCCAGGGCGAGGTGGTCGTCGTCAACGACAAATTCGGCGTGCGGCTGACCGACATCATCACGCCGGCCGAACGCATCCGGAAGCTCAACAAGTGA